TGAGCTACTCACCTCAGGGCCACGGGGACCTGGTTCGCCTTTCTCTCCCTGTGGGTGAGCACCGTGGGGGTGACTTGGAGGCCATTGGGGGTGGTCTCTGGGCTCGTGGGACtctccagcccccccaccccatctgagATCCTGGTCTAAGGCAGGCCTGCTCCCTCAGGGTCCTGTCCCAGACACTTTGCcacttccccagcccccacccaaccccatgtttcccaacccctccccttctACCAAGTGCCTtggacccctccccctgccccatttatctctctgtccctttacCACTCACCCCATCCCCTGCTTCCTCCTGCTCCAACCCCCCCATCCCCTCAGTGAGGCTGTCCAGTGGGGACCCTCTGCTTCCCagcactcacgggctctcctcgGGGGCCAGGGTAGCTGAATCCAGGCCTTCCAGGGTCTCCCTAGAGGGTAGTGGGGGAGAGGCATGGTCAGTGACCCCCAAGGGAGGGTGGGCTGTCCTGGGGGAGCCACAGAGACCCACAGTGAACGTGAGGCCAGGTGGACTGTGGGGTGACAGTGGGGTGCGGCCTACCTTGGGGCCAAGTTGTCCTGAGTCTCCACGGGGACCCGTGTCCCCGGGGTCTCCCCTAGACccctgaggaaggagggagagggctgTGAGGACAGAGAGCCCCATACCCCAAGATGGGTCATCTGGGGTCCTGCCTGTGGCATGGGGTGCCCTCCTCCACAGGGGACAGGGGCAGCCCCCAGGTGTAGCACTCACCTGCTTCCCAGGTTCCCCGAGAGCTCCCTGGGGTCCCCTGGGTCCAGGCACACCACGGTCTCCCTAGAGAGAGGGGACAAGTCAAGAGTCCCTCACCCAGACTTCAGGCAGAGCTGGGGTCCCCTGAGCCCCCCAGACAGAGCTAAGGTCCCCTGAGCCCCCCAGAGAGAGCTGTGGTCCCCTGAGCCCCCCAGAGAGAGCTGAGGTCCCCCGAGCCCCCCAGAGAGAGCTGAGTCCCCCGAGCCCCCCAGAGAGAGCTGAGTCCCCTGAGACCCCAGAGAGAGCTGAGTCCCCCGAGCCCCCCAGAGAGAGCTGAGGTCCCCTGAGCCCCCCAGAGAGAGCTGAAGTCCCCTGAGCCCCCCAGAGAGAGCTGAAGTCCCCTGAGCCCCCCAGACAGAGCTGAGCTCCCCTGAGCCCCCCAGAGAGAGCTGAGCTCCCCTGAGACCCCCAGAGAGAGCTGAGGTCCCCTGAGACCCCCAGAGAGAGCTGAAGTCCCCTGAGCCCCCCAGACAGAGCTGAGTCCCCTGAGCCCCCCAGAGAGAGCTGAGCTCCCCTGAGCCCCCCAGAGAGAGCTGAGGTCCCCTGAGGCCCCCAGAGAGAGCTGAGCTCCCCTGAGACCCCAGAGAGAGCTGAGCTCCCCTGAGCCCCCCAGAGAGAGCTGAAGTcccctgagacctcagagagagCTGAGCTCCCCCGAGCCCCCCAGAGAGAGCTGAGGTCCCCCAAGCCCCCCAGAGAGAGCTGAGGTCCCCTGAGGCCCCCAGAGAGAGCTGAGCTCCCCTGAGACCCCAGAGAGAGCTAAAGTcccctgagacctcagagagagCTGAGCTCCCCCGAGCCCCCCAGAGAGAGCTGAGGTCCCCCAAGCCCCCCAGAGAGAGCTGAGCTCCCCTGAGCCCCCCAGAGAGAGCTGAGCTCCCCTGAGCCCCTCAGGCAGAGCTGGGCCCCCCTGGTCCCCCAGAGAGAGTTGGGGTCCCCTGAGCCCCCTTTGTGGATCCCCCTCTTGGGCAGTGGCCTGTACCCTTTCACTCACCTTGGACCCTTTGCTGCCAACCTCTCCAGCCAGGCCTCGGGGCCCCTCAGGGCCAGGATCACCCTGCAGGGACAAAGGAACTCAGAGGGGACCCAAGGTTGGGATGCATTGTGGGAGTTGGGGTCCTCTGGTGGCCTGTTCCCTTGTAGCGGGGTTTCCTGGTGACCTGTCTCCTGGTGGCCTGTCCCTGGTGGAGTGTCCCCTGGTagcctgtcccctggtgtcctgtcccctggtgtcctgtcccctggtgtcctgtCCCTGGTggcctgtcccctggtgtcctgtcccctggtgtcctgtCCCTGGTGTCCTGTCCTCTGGTGTCCTGTCCCTGGTggcctgtcccctggtgtcctgtCCCCTGGTGGCCTGTCCCTGGTGTCCTGTCCCCTGTTGGCCTGTCCCTGGTGTCCTGTCCCCTGGTGGCCTGTCCCCTGGTGGCCTGTCCCCTGGTGGAGGGTCCCCTGGTGGCCTGTCCCTGTGGTTTGTCCCCTGGTGGAGTGTCCCCTGGTGGCCTGTTCCTGGTGGCCTGTCCCTGGTGGCCTGTCCCCTGGTGGAGTGTCCCCTGGTGGCCTGTTCCTGGTGGCTGGTCCCCTGGTGGCCTGTCCCCAGGTGGCCTGTCCCCTGGTGGCCTGTCCCTGGTGGCTGGTCCCCTGGTGGCTGGTTCCCTGGTGGCTGGTCCCCTGGTGGCCTGTTCCTGGTGGCTGGTCCCCTGGTGGCCTGTCCCCTGGTGGCCTGTTCCTGGTGGCTGGTCCCCTGGTGGAGTGTCCCCTGGTGGCCTGTCCCTGGTGGCCTGTTCCTGGTGGCCTGTCCCTGGTGGCCTGTCCCCTGGTGGAGTGTCCCCTGGTGGCCTGTTCCTGGTGGCTGGTCCCCTGGTGGCCTGTCCCCAGGTGGCCTGTCCCCTGGTGGCCTGTCCCTGGTGGCTGGTCCCCTGGTGGCTGGTTCCCTGGTGGCTGGTCCCCTGGTGGCCTGTTCCTGGTGGCTGGTCCCCTGGTGGCCTGTCCCCTGGTGGCCTGTTCCTGGTGGCTGGTCCCCTGGTGGAGTGTCCCCTGGTGGCCTGTCCCTGGTGGCCTGTCACCAGCTAAATCCTCTCTGGAGGATGGCTAGCTGCCCCAGCCTGGGCCCTGTGAGCTGAGACTAACCCAGAGACACTCACCTTCTCCCCCTTGGGGCCATCGCTGCCTGGGCTGCCCTTGGTCCCGGGGTCCCCCCTGCGGCCCTGCAGAGAAGGACGTGTGGGTGGGGGGCCCAGCTCGGGGACCCCACAGCACCTTGTGCCAAGTCTGGCTTTAGGGGCAGGGCCTCATGCCAGACCAGCTGCTAGGCATGGTTTCAGCTGAGTATTAGGGTCCCTCCCACCCTCCATCAGctggtggagagggaggggactCAGGTAAGATCAGGGGTCACTAGGTCAGCTGGAGCAGGAGGGGCTGCTCTGTGGGAGGACGTGGGGTCAACCCTTAGGGTCCAGCTGGGTTTGGTGACCTGGGGCAGGGGGCCTGGTAAGGGTGGGGccccagggcaggggtggggggacagtgACCGGCTGGGCTGGACTCACAGGCCCGCCTCGGGGTcccggggcaggggtggggggacagtgACCGGCTGGGCTGGACTCACAGGCTCGCCTCGGGGTcccggggcaggggtgggggacagtGACCGGCTGGGCTGGACTCACATGCTCGCCTCGGGGTCCTCGGGGCCCAGGTCCACCTTTGGCTCCTTTCACGCCTGGGCTGCCTGGAGCTCCACTGTTGCCCTGGTAACCCTGGGGTGCAGCCAGCAGTCACCCCCAGCACAGGCGGGCACTTTCTTCTGCACCCTCCCCTCCGTgaacctcccttctcctcccctctgtggGGCAGGGGGCCGTCGGTCCTGGCAGTGCCCCGTCCCCTCCCCAGCTCTGAGCGGTCACTTGCCTTGCTGCCTTTGGCCCCGCTCTCCCCTGGGGGCCCTCTGCGTCCAGGTCGGCCAGGGTCCCCCTAGAAGGTGGAGGAGCTGTCAGTGGGTGGGGAGCCTGGCCAGGGCGCCAGAGAAGTGAAGACGTCCCTCCAGCACGGGCGGGGGGTTgtggggtggggtctgggggtggcTTCCAGGTCCCTTGCTGCAGGCAGACCGAGGCCTGGGGCACCCGCCACTAACCCGAGCAGCACAGTCTCCTTCACAGGCCTCAAGGCACCTCAAGGCCTGAAGGGCCCCTGGACTTCCTGGAGAGCCTGTCTTCAGGCCCTGtaggcctctgccctctgccctctgctgggCTCTggcatgggggggaggggttttGGGGACCCCATGGCAGCAACCCTTCCCTCCCTCATGCTGGGTGGAGGAGGTTCTGGGGGACTCCACGGCACTCCTCACCTTGGCTCCACGGTCTCCGGGCTCCCCAGGACTGCCCGCCTCCCCGGGGTATCCATCAGCTCCCTGTGAGAGAGGGTAGGGGGGCTTCCTGGGCTCTTGGCCACCACACTCCTCTGCTGTCCCTCAGTGACGGGCTCCGGGCACCCCCTGCTGCCCCAGACCCCCCCATAGGACTGCTGCCCTGGGGCTCGGCCAGGAGGTCCCCCCATGTGAGTCCCCTCTGGAGGGACGGCCACATGGCCTGGACGGAAAGGGGCAGTGgggtgtctgtctccccacccatGGGGTCCCACACAcgcacccggctccccacgtcGCCCTTGCAGCCAGGAGGTCCGATGCGTCCCAGCTTGCCCTGCAGGGGGTCGGGGGCATCAGCGGTGACAGCACAGCCTGGCACTCCCGCCCCGGCCCGGCCACACCCCGCGTCTCAAGGGCCCTTGTCTGTGGATCCCAGGCCAGTGGACAGGGGTGACGtcggctctcctccctccctccccactgcccctggaggagtGTGCAAAAATTAATGACAATTGCTTGTACCAGGTGTTTGTAAAAGCCTTTGACCTTTATGACCTCTGCCCATCTCAGTCCCAGTGTGCTCAGTGTGAACCATTTTTTGTCGGATCTTCCTTTTGTATAAAGGAGAAATCTTACTGATCAGGGCCCAGCAGTTTTGGAAAGAGCTGATCTGGCGCCACTAGAATTAAACTTTTCCAGTAACCGCAAGGTGTCCTGACTTTTGTTCAGTTTCCCTGTTTGCACCCCCTCCCACACTCTCCCCTTGCCTCCCCTCCCTCAGTCAGACTTTTACCTTCTGCCCATCTGTTCCGTTCCTGCCAGCCAGGCCAGAGGCtccctggagggaagaaagaggaccCCAGAGGGGACTCCGTTAGCCTGATGGTCAaccagggggtgggggcagcagcAAGTGGGGTCCCCGCCTCCTACTTACCTTCCGGCCATCAGCTCCAAATTCACCCTGTGCAGAAGAGGAGGTGAGTCAGGGTCCAGAGACTGccagcccagccccaggccaCGTCCACAGGCTCCCAGCCCGAGGTCCcaggacccccctccccaccccagctttCAGGTCCTCAGGCCCTcaggtccccaggtccccaggcccccaggtccccaggcccccaggtccccaggcacccaggtccccaggcccccaggcccccaggcctccaggcccccaggtccccaggcccccaggtccccaggcccccaggtccccaggcctccaggcccccaggtccccaggccTCCAGGTCCCCAGGCCTccaggtccccaggtccccagttctcaggcccccaggtccccaggctcccaggtccccaggtccccagttctcaggcccccaggtccccaggcccccaggtccccaggtccccagttctcaggcccccaggtccccaggtccccaggtccccaggcccccaggtccccaggccccaggcccccaggcccccaggtccccaggcccccaggtccccaggtccccagTTCTCAGGCCCCCAGGTTCCCAGACTCCCAGGTTcccaggtccccaggtccccaggtccccagtcccccaggtccccaggtccccagactcccaggcccccaggtccccaggtccccaggtccccaggccCCCAACCCCACAGACCCCAGGGCTATCCCACCTCACCTTCTCTCCTTTGAAACCAGGCACACCCTGTGGGGAAGGGGGTGAGTTAGGGGCGGGAGCACAGCGGTCACTCCCAGGAGACTGGACCCTGGGCTTGGGGATGGCACTCGGATACAGAAGGCACGTCACTTATTGGGCTGGGGGACAGGAGGGTGGCTGGGTGGTCACCCCCACCCCTGGACCGTCCCTGGGTCCCCAGAGCCGGCAGGTCACTTGCCTTGGGTCCTGGAAATCCGATGGGGCCTTCAATGCCGGGGTCCCCCTGTGGGGCAGAGAGAGGCGCTGGCTCTGGCCTGGGAGCGGGTAGGgaagggtggtggggagggagcgAGCTGGCaaggatggggagtgggggtagggggtgggttgGGAGGGCGAGGTGAACGCTTACCTGGCGCCCCTTCTGGCCGGGCTCTCCAGGTTCCCCCATGTTGCCCTTGGCACCCTGAAAGCGGGGGCAGGACCAGGGTCAGCCAAGGTCGGCGGGCTGCCAGGGCCCTGCCCGGGGCTGGGGGAGGACTGCTGGGTGGAGAGGGCCCAGCCAGCCGTGAGCGGACCCCGGTCAGCCACATGTGAGCCCCTGGCCAGTCACGTGCGGACCCCGGCCAGCGGTCAGTAACGTGTGGACTCCGGCAGCCACGAGCGGACCCTGGCCGGGGTGCTTGCCCCAGGGTGTGACCCTGGAGGGCTGGGGCTCTCACCTTCTGTCCTCGGTAGCCCTTGGGGCCGGGCGGCCCGGGGATCTCCAGGCAGCTCACTGTGTAACACTggaaggggatggggtggggggtcaggggtGCAGGGGACAGGGGTGCGGGGGGCAGGGAGCAAGGGCAGCTGGAATTGGGAGAGGCCACGGGTTGCCAGCATCCAGCAAGCATCTTCCTGCCTGCAGGCAGCACAGGCCACCCGGGGGTGGGGTCCCATGGGAGATGGGCAATGGGGGGCAGGTTCAGAGCTCACAGATGGACTCTGGGACCCCGGGACCCTGAGGAGACGGGCATCAGTGAAGGGATGAGGGTGGGTGCAGGAGGCAGAACTGACAGGGCAGAGCTGGGCAGGGGCAGAGCTTGCAGGGGCAGAGCTGGGCAGGGGCAGAGCTGGGCAGGGGGCAGAGCTGGGCaggggcagagctggcagggccaGAGCTGGCAGGGGCAGAACTGACAGGGCAGAGCTGGGCAGGGGCTGAGCTGGCaggggcagagctggcaggggctGAGCTGGCAGGGACAGAGCTGGGCAGGGGCAGGCTAGTGGAGTCTCACCTCTCCATAGGCTTCATGTTtctgggggagacacagagggtctGGTCAGTGGGGTTGGTCAGTGGGATTCAACTCTGTGATGCCCCTGACAGCCCCCATCCCATgaatcctctgtctctcctcaccTCCATGCCCCGTGCCCTCCATGCCCCATGCCCTCCATGCCCCCATGCCCCATGCCCCCATGCCCCATGCCCTCCATGCCCCATGCCCCCATGCGCCCATGCCCCGTGCCCTCCATGCCCCCGTGCCCCCATGCCCCATGCCCTCCATGCCCCATGCCCTCCATGCCCCCCATGCCCCATGCCCTCCATGCCCCATGACTTCATGCCCCTGTGCCCACGCCCTCTGTGCTGCATGCCCTCCATGCCCCTGTGCCCTCTGTGCCCCATGCCCATGACCCCGTCCCCCCATGAAGACATGTCCTCTGTGCCCTGTGTCCCCGCGGGGGCGCCCCTGCGCACCATGACCCTGATGATGCGGTCGATGGTGTCCTGGTCGATCTCAGAGTCGGGCCGCATGGTGGCGTAGTCGCTGCGGTACAGCTCCAGGGGGGTGCTGGCCAGCTCGCGCAGCCCGGGCTCATGCCGCCGCCGCCCCGGAGGCACCGCGAACAGCCGCAGCCCGGCCTCCCGCGCCCGCTCGGCCTGCAGCCTGACGCCGCCACAGGGGCTGCCCGTCACGTGGCCGTCGGTCAGCACCAGCACGAAGGTCACGGCGCCCTGCGCGGCCAGCGGCCGCAGCTCCCGGGTGGCGTTGGCCAGCGCGCAGTCTGTGAAGGTGCCGCGGCGGAAGGAGCGCACGCCCCGCAGCCCCGCCAGGAAGGCCGCGTGGTCGCTGCCCGCGGGGCTGAACACCTCCACCTGGTCCGAGAAGTGCAGGCCGCCCAGCCGCCAGCTGAGGGCCACGCGGCCCCGGTACAGCTCGTCCTGCAGCTGGCTGCTCAGCTGCTGCACAAACTCCTGCATGTGCAGCAGCAGCCCGTCCATCGGCGGCTGCATGGCCACGCTCTCCGACGTGTCCAGCACCAGGTACACGTGCACAGGGCAGTCGGCCTTCTCTGCGGACGACGCGCCGTCACTGTGCGCCAGCTGCACCCCTGCTGCCCGGGGCCTGccacccagcctcctccctgcacCCCTGCTGCCCGGGGCCTGTCGTCCCACCCTCCACCCTGCACCCCTGCTGCCCGGGGCCTGccacccagcctcctccctgcacccctgcacccctgctccCCGGGCCCCTgtcaccccacccaccaccctgcACCCATGCTGCCtggggccctgcttcaccaccctcctCCCTGCACCCCTGCTCCCTGGGCCCCTgctgccccaccctccaccctgcaCCCCTGCTGCCCGGGGCCTGCCACCCCATCCTCCTCCCTGCACCCCTGCTGCCCGGGGCCCTGCCTCACCACCCTCCTCCCTGCACCCATGCTGCCTAGAGCTctactctcccctcctcccctgcacccctaagcccaagtccctgctccctgctccctgcccctcacccctgccctgCACTCCAGGTCCCCTCgctcc
Above is a genomic segment from Erinaceus europaeus chromosome 9, mEriEur2.1, whole genome shotgun sequence containing:
- the COL6A2 gene encoding collagen alpha-2(VI) chain isoform X2, with product MPRVPCSALLLWGLLGTLQAQQQEAVSPDATISRGCPEKADCPVHVYLVLDTSESVAMQPPMDGLLLHMQEFVQQLSSQLQDELYRGRVALSWRLGGLHFSDQVEVFSPAGSDHAAFLAGLRGVRSFRRGTFTDCALANATRELRPLAAQGAVTFVLVLTDGHVTGSPCGGVRLQAERAREAGLRLFAVPPGRRRHEPGLRELASTPLELYRSDYATMRPDSEIDQDTIDRIIRVMKHEAYGECYTVSCLEIPGPPGPKGYRGQKGAKGNMGEPGEPGQKGRQGDPGIEGPIGFPGPKGVPGFKGEKGEFGADGRKGASGLAGRNGTDGQKGKLGRIGPPGCKGDVGSRGADGYPGEAGSPGEPGDRGAKGDPGRPGRRGPPGESGAKGSKGYQGNSGAPGSPGVKGAKGGPGPRGPRGEHGRRGDPGTKGSPGSDGPKGEKGDPGPEGPRGLAGEVGSKGSKGDRGVPGPRGPQGALGEPGKQGSRGDPGDTGPRGDSGQLGPKGDPGRPGFSYPGPRGEPGEKGEPGPRGPEGGRGGFGLKGQPGRKGDKGEPADPGPPGEPGPRGQRGAPGPEGEPGPPGDPGLTECDVMTYVRETCGCCDCERRCGALDVLFVIDSSESIGYTNFTLEKNFVISVANRLGAMAKDPKADTGTRVGVVQYSHEGTFEAIQLDDPRINSMSSFKEAVKNLEWIAGGTWTPSALKFAYDRLLKESRRHGTRVFAMVITDGRHDPRDDDQNLQALCGQDVTVTAIGIGDMFHEQHESENLASIACNQPQNVHNMTLFSDLVAEKFIDDMADRLCPDPQIVCPDLPCQTDGAWPGEPPAAFLHTEEHPSPSFPRTAPHIRQLLTGPDPATHTRLAALLVYTAERAKLATGGQQQEWTQLFIETFKLVHRDIVGGDPEAMLALC